aagcattgtaaagcacagagaggtctggtaaagcacagggaagcatggtaaagcacagagaggtctggtaaagcatagggaagcattgtaaagcacagagaggtctggtaaagcatagggaagcattgtaaagcacagagaggtctggtgaagcacagggaagcattgtaaagcacagagaggtctggtaaagcatagggaagcattgtaaagcacagagaggtctggtaaagcacagggaagcattgtaaagcacagagaggtctggtaaagcatagggaagcattgtaaaacacagagaggtctggtaaagcacagggaacgcattgtaaagcacagagaggtctggtaacgcatagggaggcattgtaaagcacagagaggtctggtaaagcatagggaagcattgtaaagcacagagaggtctggtaaagcatagggaaacgcattttaaagcacagagaggttgtaAAGCACAGCATTGTaaaaacagagaggtctggtaaagcacaggaaagcattgtaaagcacagagaggtctggtaaagcataggggagcattgtaaagcacagaggtctggtaaagaacagggaggcattgtaaagcacagagaggtctggttaagcataaggaagcattgtaaagcaaagagaggtaaagcatagggaagcattgtaaagaaaaagcacagagaggtctggtaaagcacagggaagcaatgtaaagcacagagaggtctggtaaagcatggggaagcattgtaaagcacagagaggtctggtaaagcattaaaaaaaaaaaaacgtgatatactaatcccttataaaagtgcgTGATAGATTTTGTAGGATATTAAACAGGGGAGAGATGCTGAATGTAAATTGGCCTATGGTGGTTTTCATTATCTCTGCTGCCCCCTCTGGTGGTTGTGAAGCGGTACTGCAGCCTGGATGTGTCTTCTGAGCGCCTCAGCAGAACAGAGAGAGATTTATATGCTTGCTATTGAAACTCAGTCAGcgatggagagggagagggaggaggggagagagattAATGTACTTGCTGTTGAAActgagtcagagagagagagagtgagggaagaggggagagagattaATGTACTTGCAAACGAGACTCTGAGTCACTCTGACTGTCTCCTCTCTCAGGAGTTCCTGTATGAGATTGCTCACGaggatctcgctaagaagactcTGGACATCTCAGTGTGGGACTATGACCTGGGCATGAGCAATGACTTTATCGGTCAGTGATTCGCTGCTTATAACAATCACATCACTGTCTCCCTGCTTGCCCTGTGGTCTCTCTGACTCCTGCGCTGTCTCCCTGCTTGCCCTGTGGTCTCTCTGACTCCTGCACTGTGTCTCTGCTTGCCTGTGGTCTCTCTGACTCCTGCACTGTGTCTCTGCTTGCCTGTGGTCTCTCTGACTCCTGCACTGTGTCTCTGCTTGCCTGTGGTCTCTCTGACTCCTGCACTGTGTCTCTGCTTGCCTGTGGTCTCTCTGACTCCTGCACTGTGTCTCTGCTTGCCTGTGGTCTCTCTGACTCCTGCACTGTGTCTCTGCTTGCCTGTGGTCTCTCTGACTCCTGCACTGTGTCTCTGCTTGCCTGTGGTCTCTCTGACTCCTGCACTGTGTCTCTGCTTGCCTGTGGTCTCTCTGACTCCTGCACTGTCTCTCTGCTTGCCTGTGGTCTCTCTGACTCCTGCACTGTGTCTCTGCTTGCCTGTGGTCTCTCTGCTTGCCTGTGGTCTCTCTGACTCCTGCACTGTGTCTCTGCTTGCCTGTGGTCTCTCTGCTTGCCTGTGGTCTCTCTGACTCCTGCACTGTGTCTCTGCTTGCCTGTGGTCTCTCTGACTCCTGCACTGTCTCTCTGCTTGCCTGTGGTCTCTCTGACTCCTGCACTGTGTCTCTGCTTGCCTGTGGTCTCTCTGCTTGCCTGTGGTCTCTCTGACTCCTGCACTGTGTCTCTGCTTGCCTGTGGTCTCTCTGCTTGCCCTGTGGTCTCTCTGACTCCTGCGCTGTCTCTCCGATGGGCTGCAGGCGGGGTGGAGCTGGGGATCCGATCCAAGGGGGAGCGCCTGAGACACTGGTTCGAGTGTCTGAAGAACAAGGACAAGCGCGTGGAGGCCTGGCACACGCTGATCAACCACGACCCTGAGCTGAGCGACTGATCAATACactcagtcaatcaatcaatccatcaataCCTGAACCATCGAACCGATCCATCATAACAAACAGCGTCCTGAGAGTACAGCATCGCGATCAATACCCAATACTGCGATCAACACCCAAGACTGTGATCAATACCCAATTCTGCGATCAACACCCAATACTGTGATCAATACCCAATTCTGCGTGGTTGAAGCAACACTTCCTTAATAACAGTGATCAATCACTGAACCAATACTGTGATCAGTAGCCAATACTGAAATGAATGATCAATAGCTGAACCAAGACTGCGATCAATAGAGGAGCCTCAATGAAGCCGAAGCACAGAGGCATCAGGAAAAAAAACTAGACTTCCCCTTTAAGAGCCGGAGCTGAGAGAGGTGCGGAGAGAAAGGACTTGCCCTTTAAGACACAGAGGCAGACTTCACAGCAACACCACGGCAAAACCAGCCTTCCCTTTAACACCTCGGCAAAACCAGCCTTCCCTTTAACACCTCGGCAAAACCAGCCTTCCCTTTAACACAGCGCTTCCACAGCAACACCGCGGCAAAACCAGCCTTCCCTTTAACACAGCGGCAAAACCAGCCTTCCCTTTAACACAGCAGCAAAACCAGCCTTTCCTTTAACACAGCGCTTCCACAGCAACACCGCGGCAAAACCAGCCTTCCCTTTAACACAGCGCTTCCACAGCAACACCGCGGCAAAACCAGCCTTCCCTTTAACACAGACGAACTTGGAGAAAAAAGATCTGCTCAACAAAATTGCTTtaaatgtgtctgtctgtgtgtgtgtgtgtctctctctttctctctctgactgcctctgtctgtctttctcagtctgtctgtgtgtgtctctgtctctgtctgtttttctctctgtgtctctctctctctgtctctctctctctctccctctctctctctgtctctctctgtgtctgacAGAGAGTACAGAACAGAGGAGAGTTCGTCACGGCAGTGCATCATTTAAAAGTTCTGTCGCTTATAATTTTCGCCACGTCGACGTGCTGCATTTTTGTGTCACAGTGACTAGCGCCTCTCTCTGAGACTAACTGGCCCTactagagtgtgtgtgtgtgtgtgtgtgtgtgtgtgtgtgtgtcagaggagTCATCAGATGTGACGTCtcgacatgtgtgtgtgtgtctccactgcagagctgtgtgtgtgtgtctccactgcagagctgtgtgtgtgtgtctccactgcagagctgtgtgtgtgtgtctccactGCAGGGTATATTGATGGGCTGGGTATTGATTTTGATGCGCTCCCCAGCCCCTGAGGGGTGATTGATCTGCTTGATCTGAGATTGATTCATGTCATCAGTCTGGGCAACagtctttcactgtgtgtgtgtgtgcgtgtgtgcgtgtgtgtgtgagtgtagtgagtgtgtgtgtgtgtgagtgtgtctcagtgcatataataataataataataataataataataataataataataataataaggtttcCTGTATACTTTTATGAAAATTTTATTTTGGCGAATAAATGGTTTCTCAGAATGGCGGAAGGACGTGACGCAGCCCTGACCACGCCCCCTGCAAACCCTCTATGGATTAGAACGAGACCAGAAGGCGCGCTTTATTCAAACGGGGTGTCGCGTGGCTGACAGAACATAAcggctttttaaaatttattttatttattttattttaatttttttttttttttttaatgtttttgttctcTGAAGTTGAGCCTGCTACGAAACCTTTGCTTTGGAAtttatgtaattttaatatttatatattttattaattttgcgATTACAAAAacgctttttgttttttgaaaaaatttTTCTAAAaagatatttataataaaaatacaaattattttcacttaagagattttttaattttttttttttttttttttttttaaacaccatgagaatgtatatatatataaataaaaatttgtagttttctctttctctgtgagACTCCGAAACGATTTCTGGTTGTCATTTTCGTccattatgttatatatattaataaatttattaaataatttatttatttccttactGAATGACACCAAAAGCAAGCaacctaaatatttatttataaaaaaaaaaaaaagtgtgtgtgtcacATATAGAgtatctatataatattatatatttttttttataaataaatttttATTTGCTTGCTTTTGGTGTCAATTCCTTTATactatataaattaattaattatcttaaGAAAACGTCAGTATTCGGGTCATGTCttctttttaatttctattaaattattactatatcataaaaatatagtaaataaaaatatctcaCGTTATATAGAGTAAACAATATATCCCTTGAAcctcagtaatatatatatatatatatatatttaccatataGATTATTTACAATAAGAAACAAgcgtaaaacaaaaatataagaatctgcattttctaaaaataaaagtgaGCGAGCGGAGAAATTCTCACCTCGGTTACTGTAACTAATGCACCCACAGTGTGTGATGAGACTCCAGTGCACAcacgcgtgtgtgtgtctgtgtccgtgtcacagtgtgtgtgtgtgtgtgtgtgaggctggcAGCAGATTTGAAATCTCCTGGCAAGGTTTCTCTTCAGTTTTTCCTGAAGTTCACAGAGGCGTACTCCGTCCCTCCCCCTGGGGGCTCCCCTTCTCCTCCGggctcctccttcttcttcttcaggtTTGCCTTGTCCAGGCTGGCGTATGTGAGGTCATTCCTGGCCTTCGCCCCTTTGATCTCGGCGTACGCACAGACCTCCGACTCTGCCACCATCATCGAATGCCGACTGGACTTCTTCTGCAAATCCAGGCTGGCGTACGTCAGCTCCTGCATTGACAGGGAGAGAAACGCGGCTCAGTGTGATCCCTGCTCAGTGTGATCCCTGCTCAGTGTGATCTCTGCTAGTGTGATCCCTGCTAgtgtccagtgaaagctgctgaataatgttcccttgttatcatattgaattgcaccccctctatatagaatgaactccctcagcttcatagagtccagtgaaagctgctgaataatgttcccttgttaacatattgaattgcaccccctctatatagaatgaactccctcagcttcatagagtccagtgaaagctgctgaataatgttcccttgttatcatattgaattgcaccccctctatatagaatgaactccctcagcttcatagagtccagtgaaagctgctgaataatgttcccttgttatcatattgaattgcaccccctctatatagaatgaactccctcagcttcatagagtccagtgaaagctg
Above is a window of Polyodon spathula isolate WHYD16114869_AA chromosome 54, ASM1765450v1, whole genome shotgun sequence DNA encoding:
- the LOC121307256 gene encoding double C2-like domain-containing protein beta encodes the protein MEREREEGREINVLAVETESERERVREEGREINVLANETLSHSDCLLSQEFLYEIAHEDLAKKTLDISVWDYDLGMSNDFIGGVELGIRSKGERLRHWFECLKNKDKRVEAWHTLINHDPELSD